From a region of the Mercurialis annua linkage group LG1-X, ddMerAnnu1.2, whole genome shotgun sequence genome:
- the LOC126677851 gene encoding U-box domain-containing protein 15, translating into MVMDEKVEENGVGEAIESESNSSSPDIVQEISNVVESVAQLGDYRRAHRKDCFSLVRRMKLLLPFIEETRELETSISDQGFTCLIKLKKAFVLAKNLLKLCNEGSKINLAVESEAVMVRFRKVNDKLYRALNLVPYDELGISDEVKEQVELMKVQLKRAKGRTDTQDIEVAMDMMVVLSKDDDRNADSAIIERLAKKLELHTVEDLQIETVAIRNLVTEKEGQILENLDQIIDLLNKFKQIIGMEVFDIQDNPIMHKTLEKCQSLIIPHEFLCPITLEIMTDPVIIASGQTYERESIQKWFSSNHRTCPKTRRDLDHLSIAPNYALKNLILQWCEANNFHLPIKDISIPSEIYSGDVNQEILCLVNDLSSSQLEVQRKTVAKIRLLSKENPENRIAIANSGAIPPLVQILSYPDSKIQEHAVTALLNLSIDETNKRVIAKEGAIPAIIEVLQSGSREGRENSAAALFSLSMLDENKVTIGLSDGIPPLVNLLEKGTVRGKKDAATALFNLSLNHLNKDRAIEAGIITPLLQLLEDIKLGMVDEALSIFLLLSSHPNGRSAMGHLPFIHTLVDFIKDGTPKNKECATSVLLELGSGNSYFILVALQYGVYEHLVEIKSCGTNRAQRKANALLQLMTKTEQI; encoded by the exons ATGGTGATGGATGAAAAAGTAGAAGAAAACGGGGTAGGAGAAGCAATTGAATCAGAATCGAATTCATCAAGTCCTGACATTGTTCAAGAAATATCAAACGTGGTTGAATCTGTTGCTCAGCTTGGCGATTATCGGAGAGCGCACCGGAAAGATTGTTTTAGCCTAGTCAGGCGTATGAAACTTCTGTTGCCGTTTATAGAGGAGACTCGAGAGCTCGAGACATCAATTTCCGACCAGGGATTTACgtgtttgattaaattaaagaaaGCATTTGTATTGGCTAagaatttgttaaaattatgcaACGAGGGAAGCAAGATTAATCTG GCCGTGGAGAGCGAGGCTGTAATGGTGAGATTTCGAAAGGTGAATGACAAATTATACCGAGCTCTAAATTTAGTTCCTTATGATGAACTTGGGATTTCTGATGAAGTAAAAGAACAG GTGGAGCTGATGAAAGTACAGCTGAAGCGAGCGAAAGGAAGAACAGACACTCAGGATATAGAAGTGGCAATGGATATGATGGTGGTACTTTCGAAAGACGACGACAGAAATGCCGACAGTGCTATAATAGAAAGACTAGCAAAAAAATTGGAGCTACACACTGTTGAAGATCTTCAGATTGAAACCGTAGCCATTAGGAATCTGGTTACGGAAAAAGAAGGACAAATTTTGGAAAATCTGGATCAAATTATCGATCTTCTGAACAAATTTAAACAGATTATAGGAATGGAAGTATTTGACATTCAAGATAATCCTATAATGCACAAGACATTGGAGAAATGCCAGTCTTTGATTATTCCTCACGAATTCCTTTGTCCGATCACGCTAGAGATAATGACAGATCCCGTTATAATCGCGTCTGGACAG ACATACGAACGAGAAAGCATACAGAAGTGGTTTAGTTCGAATCACCGAACCTGTCCAAAGACGAGACGGGATTTGGATCACCTGTCAATCGCGCCAAATTACGCTCTTAAAAACCTAATCCTGCAATGGTGTGAAGCGAACAATTTTCACCTTCCTATAAAAGATATATCCATACCATCTGAAATTTACTCGGGCGATGTTAACCAGGAAATATTGTGTTTGGTCAATGATTTATCTTCAAGCCAATTGGAAGTGCAGAGGAAAACAGTGGCAAAAATTCGTCTGCTGTCGAAAGAAAATCCTGAGAACAGAATTGCAATTGCCAACAGTGGAGCAATCCCTCCATTAGTTCAAATTCTGTCATATCCAGACTCCAAAATTCAAGAACACGCAGTAACGGCTCTgttaaatttatcaattgaCGAAACGAATAAGAGAGTAATAGCTAAAGAAGGAGCAATTCCTGCGATAATAGAAGTTTTACAGAGCGGAAGTAGGGAAGGAAGGGAGAATTCCGCGGCGGCATTGTTCAGTTTATCGATGCTCGACGAGAACAAGGTAACGATAGGCTTGTCCGACGGAATACCGCCGTTAGTAAACTTGTTAGAGAAAGGCACAGTAAGAGGTAAAAAAGACGCTGCAACTGCATTATTTAACTTATCACTTAACCATTTAAATAAAGACAGAGCCATAGAAGCTGGCATCATAACGCCGTTACTCCAGTTGCTTGAGGACATAAAATTGGGCATGGTTGATGAGGCACTTTCGATCTTTCTATTACTTTCGTCGCACCCGAACGGGCGGAGTGCCATGGGGCACTTACCGTTCATCCACACGCTGGTGGATTTTATAAAAGACGGTACTCCGAAGAACAAAGAATGTGCAACTTCTGTGTTACTTGAGTTGGGGTCTGGTAACTCATATTTTATACTTGTGGCACTTCAATATGGTGTTTATGAGCATTTAGTTGAGATTAAAAGCTGTGGAACTAATAGAGCACAGAGAAAAGCTAATGCCCTTCTTCAACTTATGACCAAGACTGAGCAAATTTGA
- the LOC126654077 gene encoding catalase isozyme 2, with the protein MDPSKMRPSSSNDTPFWTTNAGIPVDNNNSVMTVGTRGPILLEDYHMIEKLANFTRERIPERVVHARGMSAKGFFEVTHDVTHLSCADFLRAPGVQTPVIVRFSTVIHERGSPETLRDPRGFATKFYTREGNFDIVGNNFPVFFIRDGIKFPDVVHAFKPNPKSHIQEYWRIFDFLSHHPESLSTFAWFFDDVGIPQDYRHMEGFGVHTYSFINKNGKVTYVKFHWKPTCGVKSLMDDEAARIGGLNHSHATQDLYDSIAAGNFPEWKLMIQTMEPADEDKFDFDPLDMTKIWPEDMFPLQPVGRLVLNRNIDNWFAENEMLAFDPAHIVPGIYFSNDKLFQLRLFAYADTQRHRLGPNYMMLPVNAPKCPHHNNHHDGAMNFMHRDEEIDYFQSRYAPVRHAEKIPIPRAICSGMREKCVIEKESNFKQPGDRYRSWAPDRQERFLCRLVNALSDPRITYEIRSIWVSYWSQCDQSLGQKLASRLNVRPNI; encoded by the exons ATGGATCCTTCCAAG ATGCGTCCATCAAGCTCCAATGATACGCCGTTTTGGACTACCAATGCTGGTATTCCAGTTGACAACAATAACTCTGTCATGACTGTCGGAACCAGAG GTCCGATCCTTCTTGAGGACTATCATATGATAGAGAAACTTGCCAACTTTACGAGAGAAAGAATTCCTGAGCGTGTTGTTCATGCCCGAGGAATGAGTGCTAAGGGTTTCTTTGAAGTGACTCATGACGTTACTCACCTTTCCTGCGCCGATTTCCTCCGGGCTCCCGGCGTTCAGACTCCGGTCATCGTCCGTTTCTCCACTGTCATTCATGAGCGTGGCAGCCCTGAAACCCTTCGTGATCCTCGAGGCTTTGCTACTAAGTTTTACACTCGAGAG GGTAACTTTGATATTGTGGGAAACAATTTCCCGGTGTTCTTCATCCGCGACGGAATCAAATTCCCAGATGTGGTTCACGCGTTCAAGCCCAATCCTAAGTCTCACATCCAAGAATACTGGAGGATCTTCGACTTCTTGTCTCACCACCCTGAAAGTTTGAGCACTTTCGCCTGGTTCTTTGACGATGTCGGAATTCCTCAGGATTACAGACACATGGAAGGTTTCGGTGTCCACACCTATTCCTTCATCAACAAAAATGGCAAAGTCACTTATGTTAAATTCCACTGGAAACCCACTTGTGGAGTCAAATCTTTGATGGATGATGAAGCTGCCAGGATCGGAGGACTCAATCACAGCCATGCTACTCAGGATCTTTACGATTCGATTGCTGCCGGCAATTTTCCTGAGTGGAAACTTATGATCCAGACTATGGAGCCTGCCGATGAAGATAAATTTGACTTTGATCCGCTCGATATGACCAAGATTTGGCCGGAGGATATGTTTCCGTTGCAGCCTGTTGGAAGATTGGTGTTGAATCGGAACATTGATAACTGGTTCGCGGAGAATGAGATGCTGGCGTTCGATCCTGCTCATATTGTTCCTGGAATTTACTTCTCCAATGATAAGCTGTTTCAGCTTAGGCTCTTTGCTTATGCTGACACTCAACGACACCGTCTCGGTCCAAATTACATGATGCTCCCTGTCAATGCTCCGAAATGCCCTCATCATAATAATCATCACGACGGGGCCATGAATTTCATGCATAGAGATGAGGAGATTGATTACTTCCAATCCAGATATGCTCCGGTTCGCCATGCTGAGAAAATCCCCATTCCTAGAGCTATTTGCAGCGGCATGCGTGAGAAG TGTGTGATCGAAAAGGAGAGCAATTTCAAGCAACCCGGAGATAGGTACCGATCATGGGCGCCTGACAGGCAGGAAAGGTTCCTCTGCAGATTGGTTAATGCCTTATCAGACCCTCGTATTACATACGAAATTCGCAGTATCTGGGTCTCATACTGGTCTCAG TGCGACCAATCTCTTGGTCAGAAGCTAGCATCTCGTCTGAATGTGAGGCCAAACATCTGA
- the LOC126654082 gene encoding catalase isozyme 1 isoform X1: MDPYKNRPSSAYDSQFWTANSGAPVWNNNSSMTVGPRGPILLEDYHLIEKLANFDRERIPERVVHARGASAKGFFEVTHDISSLTCADFLRSPGVQTPVIVRFSTVVHERGSPETLRDPRGFAVKFYTREGNFDLVGNNFPVFFIRDGMKFPDLVHAFKPNPKSHIQETWRIFDFLSHIPESAHMLTFLFDDLGVPQDYRHMDGFGVNTYTLINKAGKVHYVKFHWKPTCGVKCLLDEEAIKVGGSNHSHATQDLYDSIAAGNYPEWKLFVQTMDPADEDKFDFDPLDVTKIWPEDILPLQPVGRLVLNKNIDNFFAENEQIAFCPAIVVPGVSYSEDKLLQTRIFSYADTQRHRLGPNYLQLPVNAPKCAHHNNHHDGFMNFMHRDEEVNYFPSRFDKVRHAEPYPIPSAICSGKREKCVIAKENNFKQPGEKYRSWDPERQERFLNRMVEGLSDPRITHELRTIWISYWTECDKSLGQKVASRLNLKPSI, translated from the exons ATGGATCCCTACAAG AACCGACCATCAAGCGCTTATGATTCCCAGTTCTGGACTGCCAACTCTGGTGCTCCCGTATGGAACAACAACTCATCCATGACTGTTGGACCCAGAG GTCCAATCCTTCTTGAAGACTATCATCTAATTGAGAAACTTGCAAATTTTGATAGAGAGAGGATTCCAGAGCGTGTTGTCCATGCTAGGGGTGCTAGTGCAAAGGGTTTCTTTGAAGTCACCCACGATATCTCCAGCTTAACATGTGCTGATTTCCTTCGATCCCCTGGAGTACAGACCCCTGTCATTGTTCGTTTTTCTACTGTTGTTCATGAGCGTGGCAGCCCTGAAACCCTGAGGGACCCTCGAGGTTTTGCTGTGAAGTTTTACACTAGAGAG GGTAATTTTGATCTTGTGGGAAACAATTTCCCCGTTTTCTTCATTCGCGATGGGATGAAATTCCCAGATTTAGTGCATGCTTTTAAGCCCAATCCTAAGTCCCATATCCAGGAAACCTGGAGGATCTTTGACTTTTTATCCCACATTCCTGAAAGCGCGCACATGCTCACCTTCCTCTTTGACGATTTGGGTGTTCCACAAGATTACAGGCATATGGATGGCTTTGGAGTTAACACCTATACTCTGATCAACAAGGCCGGAAAAGTACACTATGTAAAATTTCACTGGAAACCTACTTGTGGGGTAAAGTGTTTGCTGGACGAAGAGGCAATTAAGGTTGGAGGATCCAATCATAGCCATGCCACTCAAGATCTATACGACTCAATTGCTGCTGGCAACTATCCAGAGTGGAAACTATTTGTCCAGACAATGGATCCTGCTGATGAAGACAAATTTGACTTTGATCCACTTGATGTGACCAAGATCTGGCCTGAGGATATTTTGCCCCTGCAGCCTGTTGGTCGCCTGGTCTTAAACAAGAACATTGATAATTTCTTTGCTGAAAACGAGCAGATTGCCTTCTGCCCTGCTATCGTAGTCCCTGGTGTTTCCTATTCAGAGGATAAGCTACTCCAGACTAGGATCTTTTCCTATGCTGATACTCAGAGGCACCGTCTGGGACCAAACTATCTACAGCTCCCTGTTAATGCTCCAAAATGTGCTCATCACAACAATCATCATGATGGTTTCATGAATTTCATGCATAGAGATGAAGAG GTCAATTATTTTCCATCCAGATTTGACAAGGTTCGCCATGCTGAGCCTTACCCTATTCCTTCGGCCATCTGCAGTGGAAAGCGTGAGAAG TGTGTGATTGCGAAGGAGAACAATTTCAAACAACCAGGAGAGAAATATCGGTCTTGGGATCCTGAAAG GCAAGAGCGATTCCTCAATCGGATGGTTGAGGGCTTATCTGATCCTCGCATCACTCACGAGCTTCGTACAATCTGGATCTCCTACTGGACTGAG TGCGACAAATCCTTGGGACAAAAGGTTGCAAGCCGTCTCAACCTGAAACCGAGCATTTGA
- the LOC126654082 gene encoding catalase isozyme 1 isoform X2: MTVGPRGPILLEDYHLIEKLANFDRERIPERVVHARGASAKGFFEVTHDISSLTCADFLRSPGVQTPVIVRFSTVVHERGSPETLRDPRGFAVKFYTREGNFDLVGNNFPVFFIRDGMKFPDLVHAFKPNPKSHIQETWRIFDFLSHIPESAHMLTFLFDDLGVPQDYRHMDGFGVNTYTLINKAGKVHYVKFHWKPTCGVKCLLDEEAIKVGGSNHSHATQDLYDSIAAGNYPEWKLFVQTMDPADEDKFDFDPLDVTKIWPEDILPLQPVGRLVLNKNIDNFFAENEQIAFCPAIVVPGVSYSEDKLLQTRIFSYADTQRHRLGPNYLQLPVNAPKCAHHNNHHDGFMNFMHRDEEVNYFPSRFDKVRHAEPYPIPSAICSGKREKCVIAKENNFKQPGEKYRSWDPERQERFLNRMVEGLSDPRITHELRTIWISYWTECDKSLGQKVASRLNLKPSI; this comes from the exons ATGACTGTTGGACCCAGAG GTCCAATCCTTCTTGAAGACTATCATCTAATTGAGAAACTTGCAAATTTTGATAGAGAGAGGATTCCAGAGCGTGTTGTCCATGCTAGGGGTGCTAGTGCAAAGGGTTTCTTTGAAGTCACCCACGATATCTCCAGCTTAACATGTGCTGATTTCCTTCGATCCCCTGGAGTACAGACCCCTGTCATTGTTCGTTTTTCTACTGTTGTTCATGAGCGTGGCAGCCCTGAAACCCTGAGGGACCCTCGAGGTTTTGCTGTGAAGTTTTACACTAGAGAG GGTAATTTTGATCTTGTGGGAAACAATTTCCCCGTTTTCTTCATTCGCGATGGGATGAAATTCCCAGATTTAGTGCATGCTTTTAAGCCCAATCCTAAGTCCCATATCCAGGAAACCTGGAGGATCTTTGACTTTTTATCCCACATTCCTGAAAGCGCGCACATGCTCACCTTCCTCTTTGACGATTTGGGTGTTCCACAAGATTACAGGCATATGGATGGCTTTGGAGTTAACACCTATACTCTGATCAACAAGGCCGGAAAAGTACACTATGTAAAATTTCACTGGAAACCTACTTGTGGGGTAAAGTGTTTGCTGGACGAAGAGGCAATTAAGGTTGGAGGATCCAATCATAGCCATGCCACTCAAGATCTATACGACTCAATTGCTGCTGGCAACTATCCAGAGTGGAAACTATTTGTCCAGACAATGGATCCTGCTGATGAAGACAAATTTGACTTTGATCCACTTGATGTGACCAAGATCTGGCCTGAGGATATTTTGCCCCTGCAGCCTGTTGGTCGCCTGGTCTTAAACAAGAACATTGATAATTTCTTTGCTGAAAACGAGCAGATTGCCTTCTGCCCTGCTATCGTAGTCCCTGGTGTTTCCTATTCAGAGGATAAGCTACTCCAGACTAGGATCTTTTCCTATGCTGATACTCAGAGGCACCGTCTGGGACCAAACTATCTACAGCTCCCTGTTAATGCTCCAAAATGTGCTCATCACAACAATCATCATGATGGTTTCATGAATTTCATGCATAGAGATGAAGAG GTCAATTATTTTCCATCCAGATTTGACAAGGTTCGCCATGCTGAGCCTTACCCTATTCCTTCGGCCATCTGCAGTGGAAAGCGTGAGAAG TGTGTGATTGCGAAGGAGAACAATTTCAAACAACCAGGAGAGAAATATCGGTCTTGGGATCCTGAAAG GCAAGAGCGATTCCTCAATCGGATGGTTGAGGGCTTATCTGATCCTCGCATCACTCACGAGCTTCGTACAATCTGGATCTCCTACTGGACTGAG TGCGACAAATCCTTGGGACAAAAGGTTGCAAGCCGTCTCAACCTGAAACCGAGCATTTGA